The genomic region GAATCCATTGTTTTACCAATATCAATGGCAATGTGAAGAGAATGTATCAAGCAAGTGATTTTCAAGAATATATCGTATTACATCCACTCGTAGGGTATTTTGAGTTTTTAAATATTACAACTATGTTAGATGCATTATTATTATTTGATGCACATACAATTGGCATTAAACCGATTAACCCTTATATACCTTCGAAGTTAAGTGATTATAAAGGAAGTGGCAAATTAGTTTGGGCCTTTACCGAAGAAAATAGTGTTATGGATCGTGAATCAGATATATTACACACACATATGACAGACTATGAAGATTATAAAGTAAACTTTGAGAAGATTAAAAAGTCTGTTTCGCGCTTTAGTCATTAATAGTGGATACGAGGTGATGAAATGACATATAAAGTTAAAGTGAATAATGTTTCTAAAATTTATGATTTAAATAACAGTAAGTTTGATAAAATCATTTCCTTATTATCTTTTGGATATTTTTATAAACCCAAACCATACTATGCTTTGCATAACATTTCATTTGAAGTAGAGGAAGGGATGTCAGTTGGATTAATAGGGCTTAATGGATCTGGTAAATCAACGCTTTCAAACATTTTAGCTGAAGTATTATTACCATCAGAGGGTAATGTAGATATCAAAGGTAAATCCTCTTTGATAGCTATATCGGCAGGATTAAAAAACGATTTTACTGGTGAAGAAAATATTCGATACAAATGTTTAATGCACGGTATGTCTTCTCAAGAAATAAAGGACGTCTTTGAAGATATTGTTGCTTTTTCAGAATTAGATGAATTTATTTATCAACCAATTAAGAATTACTCAAGTGGTATGAAGGCAAGACTGGGTTTTTCAATTGCGATTCACACTAATCCAGATGTTTTAATTGTTGATGAAGCTTTATCAGTAGGTGATGAAACTTTTGCAAATAAATGTATTGATAAGATGAAAGATTTGCAAAAAGAAGGCAAGACTATATTTTTTGTATCACATTCAGCAGCACAAATTAGAAATATGTGTGATAAAGCGATATGGATTCACTATGGTGAAATGATAGAGTATGGTGATGTGAATTTTGTTGTAAACAGGTACAATACTTTGATTAGAGGATTTAAAGCCAGAAATAAAGAAGGCCAATTAGCCTATAAGAAAAAAATGTTAAAATTACAACAACAAAGAAGCGATTCGATTACTGATTCAGAATTTGATAAAGTGCATTGGACATCGTTCATACCAGTTTTAGGCACATTTGCGTTATTCTTATTAAGTATCTTTTGGCAATTAGGTGTTTTTTAAATAGATTTAATCAATGTAAAAAGGGGGAAAGGCTATGAAAAAAGTGGGGATGTTTGTATGGAATCATTTTACAAATGACGCACGTGTAAACCGAGAATGTACCGCCTTAGCTGAAGCGGGATATGATGTAGATTTAATTGCAATTAATGATCCTAAAAACCCTGCAATT from Staphylococcus felis harbors:
- a CDS encoding ABC transporter ATP-binding protein; protein product: MTYKVKVNNVSKIYDLNNSKFDKIISLLSFGYFYKPKPYYALHNISFEVEEGMSVGLIGLNGSGKSTLSNILAEVLLPSEGNVDIKGKSSLIAISAGLKNDFTGEENIRYKCLMHGMSSQEIKDVFEDIVAFSELDEFIYQPIKNYSSGMKARLGFSIAIHTNPDVLIVDEALSVGDETFANKCIDKMKDLQKEGKTIFFVSHSAAQIRNMCDKAIWIHYGEMIEYGDVNFVVNRYNTLIRGFKARNKEGQLAYKKKMLKLQQQRSDSITDSEFDKVHWTSFIPVLGTFALFLLSIFWQLGVF